In the genome of Pogona vitticeps strain Pit_001003342236 chromosome 13, PviZW2.1, whole genome shotgun sequence, one region contains:
- the BHLHA15 gene encoding class A basic helix-loop-helix protein 15 produces the protein MAPTMKAKSKGMKRQRRVTDEDHVCQETAQSKDGLLKHSRRKETRTNESSKATSRAAKPSWSSKDRRLRRLESNERERQRMHKLNNAFQALREVIPHVRAENKLSKIETLTLAKNYIKSLTSTILSMSNGHFSAIEGGGPDPGSRSKLYEHYQQQCGEEDESVEQLQKYSTQIHSFRQGS, from the coding sequence ATGGCCCCAACAATGAAGGCCAAAAGCAAAGGGATGAAACGCCAGAGGAGAGTCACCGACGAGGACCACGTGTGCCAAGAAACTGCCCAGAGCAAAGACGGACTTCTGAAACATTCGCGGCGCAAAGAGACGAGGACTAACGAGAGCTCGAAAGCCACCTCCAGGGCTGCGAAACCCTCTTGGAGTAGTAAAGACAGGCGCTTGCGAAGGCTGGAGAGCAACGAGCGGGAACGACAACGGATGCACAAACTCAACAATGCCTTCCAGGCTTTGAGGGAGGTCATCCCTCACGTTCGGGCCGAGAACAAGCTCTCCAAGATTGAGACGCTCACCTTGGCCAAGAACTACATTAAATCCCTCACCTCCACCATCCTCAGCATGTCGAACGGACACTTCTCTGCCATTGAAGGCGGTGGTCCGGATCCTGGCAGCAGGTCCAAACTGTACGAACACTATCAGCAGCAATGCGGGGAGGAAGACGAGTCGGTGGAGCAGCTTCAGAAATACTCCACCCAGATTCACAGTTTTAGGCAAGGGAGCTAA